The following nucleotide sequence is from Geotrypetes seraphini chromosome 10, aGeoSer1.1, whole genome shotgun sequence.
AAGTACTTGAGACCTggtttgaccactgttggaaacaggatgctgggtttgatggaccttcggtctgttccagtatggcaattcttatgttacagAATCGTGATTTCATAAAAGGTAAgtggcagaaatgtaggccagggttttaaagacctacattctGCCACCTACCTTTCATATGAATCACAACTACagaggcactttatgatgcccaacgccacttctggtgttagctaCTCCTACAGCTGATATAGCAGGATTGATCGACCAGAGCCAATCTAAGCCAAGCCAAACCTAGGTACATTATTTGTTAGTCCTTCTAGGAAGGTGAAACATCCACCTTGTAAATCTGTTCCAGTGAGAATACCAGTATTGTTTAGATGTAGCCAGCTGTAGCTTAGCATGTCTGAGGTAGGAAGCTCTTAATTGAAAGAAGTCAGAACCCTGAAATGATTTACATGGGTAACCAAGAAATGCAGGCAGTTCAAAAGCAGTTGCACGTAAAAATTAAAGCTGGAATATAAATAAGACAATAAAATTTTAACTAGTATGATATCAGTTTAGTATGCTGTTTATCTGGTTTCTGTACATTTAGTCCAGGATTGGGGACAAGGTAATTGTCAGAAAACAGTGTATCTCAGCTTCTTCAGGAAAACTTCACCAGATAAAGGTGTTTTTTCTTTTGAAGCGTTCTGTACATTATATCAGGGATGAATGGTGTTACTTGGTTTCATTTGGTCTGTACTGTGCTGGATAGAGGACTTTGGAAGGGATTTTATAGGCAAAGCACAAGGAACAGCAGATCCCATCTCTTAGCCACTACTTTTTTTTCTCACAAGCATTGACAAACTAGCGAGATCCCTCTTAAGTTCTTTTCTCATTTTCACCAAACACCTATTTTATAAGAGTTGACATACTACATCTGCTGTTTAATTTCTGCAAAGGATTCAATATACTATAAAACAATAGAATCCAAGTTAATTCAAATACAGAGACTAAGAGACAGTGGTTAAAGATCTGGAAGCATGTGTGAGAGATTTCTCACAAATAGACAAGGACCACAAGGCACATTTAGTCCATTCATTCCTGATGCTGCGCACCCAGTCACTAGCATTATCCCATTTGTAAATTCTGTTACTGGGAAGCTGTCCTCTGAATCTAGTACCCTTCCCGTGAACAAGATTTTCCTGATATTAGTTCTGGGTTTACCCCCTTGAGTCTCTTGTTCTAGAACTTCCATTGAAATACATCTTATGCTTTCAAGCTTCTCCTAATTCTGGGCAGTGAGTAGGTAGAGGGAGGCTTTAGATAGTTTTACTTATCTCTTCTgctgttctttctttttctgacCACAGGTGCTCTATGAGCTGGGAGTTTTGTCTTTATTTTAAAGATTTAGCTTGGGTCTTTTCAACGGTAGTTGGTTACATTAAAATTCAGTAGTTATTTCCCTGTCTCCagggggcttacaatctaaatttgtaCCCAAGGCAATGGATGGTTAAGTAATTTGCCTAAGATCAAAAGGAgctcagaaggatctgaaccccAACTTTCCTGTCTCCCAGCCTGCTGCTTTAATCACTAGGCTGCTCCTGTACTTAGTCACTTACTATTTAGATCTTGTAATTCTGATATAGACCACCTAATGGTGGAATTTCCCTTCAGTGAAAGATGCCATTACTAAGGGAGAAGTTGATGAATTTCTGCTTTGTGATGATTGAAGTCCAAGCAGGGGCAAGAAGAAAACGGATCTTAAGAAGGGTGGGTCCTTCCTTTGGAATACGAGTCATAAGATGTATATATGATAGATTTCTCTCAGCAGTCATTCATTGCTGTAGAGACGAGGGTTTGTGTGAGTGAAAATGACCTGAGCACTTGGCCCTTTTTTGAAAGGGATGGGTGGAGTCTGTAATTTTAAAGACAGAGCTTTATCACATCTCCTCAGCTGTGTGACAAAGGAAGTTGAAGCCTCTGAAATACAAACAGCTGTGAGAATGGATCAGCTTAAGGCACATAACAGGCTTCATGCAGCTGTGATCCAATAGAACTTTCTGCCTTCGAACAGGTTGGCAATTGTTCCTTATGATTTTTCCTTAGTTGGTAATTGGTCTTCGTACTGTTTGTCTGACCAGACATTTGAAATCTAACCTAGAAAATGTGGAGCTTGTCCTGGGGTAATATTGCTTCTCTAGTACTTTGCTTTCTTCTGCTTGGCTCTGTGACTCCTCAGCACTTCCACTGCCATAAATTCTGTTCTGTATTTGGTATCTTAATTAGCATTGTATAATTACACTTTAAGCACTTGCTATTTTTTAATTGAGGAGATTTTCACAGTATAGTAACAAGCTAGTCAAAGAGCTACAGACCACAGCCCCCTTTTTTAATCTGATTTGTGGTACTTACTAGGTGATGCTGTTATGCAGTTATTGGGTCCCTCTCCCTTGAAGGCCATAGGTACCATTTCTCTCACGCACACCCAAGCTTGTGGTATTTCCAGGGAGCAGTCTAGTGGACTTGAAACTTGCAATGCATCCTTTTGTCCTGGAGCACAGGCTTCAAGTTCATTAGAGGGGTACATTTCTACTATCTCATCCTTCTGGTGTTTTGGTATTCTTAGACTTACTATGTATGCCCTGAGGCTCTTAAAGATACAGATGTGTGTTTGGAGATCCTTAGAAGGGACATTACCTATTTGCATTAGAATCTGTGACTTGCTCAGGGATTTGATTTGATGTTTTAGAGCACTTTATTGGATCACTGCATGATTCCTTCTTTACATTCTTTCTTATGATTGGTGGTTGTGCTTCCAGGTGAGCCATGATTCCTGTCACTGAGCTACGCTACTTTGCCGACACTCAGCCAGCTTACCGTATCCTCAAACCGTGGTGGGATGTCTTCACCGACTACATCTCCATTGTCATGCTGATGATTGCAGTGTTTGGCGGCACCCTCCAAGTCACCCAGGACAAAATGATTTGCCTGCCCTGTAAATGGGTCACTAAAGACACCAGTAATGACTCTTTCCGCACTTGTCGAATGCCAAGCATAGAATCTTCATATTACAACAGTGGCTTTGTCATGGATCCTGGGCCTACTGGCATCAAATATAACTTGGATCGGCACCAGTATAGCTATGTGGATGCAGTTTGCTATGAAAACCGTTTGCATTGGTTTGCCAAGTACTTCCCATACCTGGTGCTGCTACACACCCTGATTTTTTTAGTTTGCAGCAATTTCTGGTTTAAATTCCCTCGGACCAGCTCTAAGTTGGAGCACTTTGTATCCATTTTACTGAAGTGCTTTGACTCTCCATGGACCACCAGGGCTCTGTCAGAGACAGTGGTAGAGGAGAGTGATCCTAAGGCAACCTCCAATAAAATGAATGGCTCTATGGACAAGAAAACATCTACTGGCAGTGAGGATGTGGAAGCCACAGTTCCAATGCTACAGAGAACAAAGTCTCGCATTGAGCAAGGGATTGTGGACCGCTCTGATTCAGGGGTCTTAGACAAAAAGGAGGGAGAACAGGCTAAGGCTTTGTTTGAAAAGGTGAAAAAATTCCGGACACATGTGGAAGAGGGGGACATTGTTTACCGCCTTTACATGCGCCAAACCATTATCAAAGTCATTAAATTCATCCTTATTATCTGCTACACTATCTATTATGTCAATAGCATCACCTTTGATGTGGACTGCAAGGTAGATATTGAGAGCCTCACAGGTTATCACATGTACCGTTGTGCACACCCACTGGCTACACTCTTCAAAATTCTGGCATCTTTTTATATCAGCCTAGTTATTTTCTATGGACTCATCTGCATGTATACCCTCTGGTGGATGCTGCGTCGTTCCTTGAAGAAATATTCCTTTGAGTCTATCCGAGAGGAGAGCAGCTATAGTGATATCCCTGATGTCAAGAATGATTTTGCCTTCATGTTACACCTAATTGACCAATATGACCCACTTTACTCCAAGCGCTTTGCTGTCTTCCTGTCTGAAGTTAGCGAGAACAAGCTTCGGCAGCTGAACTTGAACAATGAGTGGACACTAGAGAAGTTACGGCAACGTATCACCAAGAACTCTCAAGACAAGCTGGAACTGCACCTCTTTATGCTGAGTGGTATTCCAGATActgtatttgacctagtggagCTGGAGGTCCTGAAACTGGAGCTGATTCCAGATGTGACTATCCCTCCCAGTATTGCCCAGCTCACAAGTCTTACAGAACTCTGGCTTTATCATACAGCAGCTAGAATTGAAGCCCCAGCACTTGCTTTCCTGCGAGAGAACCTGAAATCCTTGCACATTAAGTTCACAGACATCAAGGAGATTCCTCTCTGGATCTACAGCCTGAAGAACCTAGAGGAGTTACATCTGACAGGGAATCTGAGTGCAGAGAACAATCGCTTTATTGTAATTGATGGCCTGCGAGAATTAAAGCGGCTCAAGGTACTGAGACTGAAAAGCAATCTGACTAAGCTGCCACAGGTGGTGACAGATGTGGGTGTTCATCTTCAGAAGCTTTCCATCAACAATGAGGGCACCAAGCTTATGGTTCTTAATAGCCTGAAGAAGATGGTGAACCTGACTGAACTGGAGCTGATTCGCTGTGATCTGGAACGTATTCCACACTCAATATTCAGCCTCCATAATCTCCAGGAAATTGATCTAAAGGATAACAATCTCAAGACAATTGAGGAGATTATaagttttcaacatcttcaccgCCTCACCTGCCTTAAACTTTGGTATAACAACATTGCTTATATTCCCATTCAAATTGGCAACCTCACCAATCTAGAGCGCCTGTACCTGAACCGCAACAAGCTGGATAAGCTGCCACCTCAGCTCTTCTTCTGCCGCAAGCTGCGCTACCTGGACCTCAGTCACAATAACCTGACCAGCATCCCACAGGACATCGGGCTGTTGCAGAATCTCCAGTACTTTGCTGTGACAGCTAACCGGGTGAGGAAAGCAGAAGCGAGAGGCTAAGAATACAGTGGACATGTTGTAAAACATTCCATACACTGTGCATATAGTAGGAGAAATGTAGGTTTGTCCAGTACCATTAGGTAATTCACTATTTCACAGAGATATTTTACTATTTTAAGCTAAGGAGGAGGGGAGGAGCTCTCACTTTGGTAGAGTGAGAGTTCCAGACAACTAATGAGTACTCCTACCCCAAGATTATGAAAAACTATGTCTGGTAATAATAAGACAGGAGCTGGGAAAGAGGGAAGACTGCAGGCTCATTTCATGCAGTATTGAACTGTCAAAAACATGGCATTTTAAATTTATGAGCAATTTTCAGTTTAAATATTTGGACTACTAAGCTGCAGTCTTAGCTCTGCTATGACCTTTTTGATTGTGGGCACATAACTGGTCTCCTTGTCTTTGTTAAAAATGGTGAAATTATAAGATGCTGTCTTAAATATATAGATTTGTGGGGCCAAGAAGTTTCCTGCTATTCCTTTAAGCTTCCAGCCCTAACTGAGCTGAGGCATTATATGTCATCTTTCACAGTTATTTAGGAGATCTTACCTATTTGACCACCCCCTTTGTCTAGTTAGAAACTATTTCAGTACCATTCTCATCCCACCAAAATCCAGTATGTGTAAACAAGGACTGATCACTAGGTGGCAGTGAGGTTCAATGGCTATACCTTCACAGGTTCCACAAGCCGGGCTGGGCTGGGAAACTGAATATAGGCTTTGGAACTGAACCCTGATCATCCATGGCGGTGGGTACCACTGTCACTGAGCTACAAGGGCAGCTTAGAGATGGAAAGGGAGAATATTGTTCCATATGTGGTCACACTGCCAGgtgaaaaaagaaaatatagaaaTGTTACCCTGCTGTACTGAATCAGATTCAAGTGCACTGAGACCAGAAttatgttccttttttttttctgaaagcttTATTGATATTTTTTTCCAAATAAATGTGGAACAATATAGCAACTCCCACAACACAGAGAACAATTACAGAACATCCATAACATAAGCAGGTCCATGTGATTCCTTCAATGCACCCACCTTAAGCTCTTTCCAATCCCACTCCCCCTGACCTTGCCCCCTTCTTTAAGATATATAAATCATCTTCCAAACCTCAAATTGTTTCTATTTTCAAGCAAAATTCCCCATTCTAGAATATTTCAAAGCTGTAAGTTTGTACAAAATGTATCACTCAACCAGTTTTTGAATTACCAATTTCCAGTCAGGTCTCACTGGTTGCTTTCAAACTGCCCCCAGCCCCAGTCTAGcagcagtaacatagtaaatgacagcagataaagacctgaacggtccatccagtctgcccattaaaaatacatgattaatttgtctcttctttgatatttctgggtcatagactgtaaagtccacctggtattgtcctaggttccaaaaaACAGCTTACAAAATGCCACCTCTCCCTCCTTCAAATCAGGCTCATAATGATGCAAAAAGACAAGCTCCAGTCAAGCCTTTGTTTTACCCCAAAGTTTGGGCTAGCCCATTAAAGGCCTCAGACTAAACCCCCTGAATCACCATACAGTCACCAcatatgataagaacataagaattgccacttctgggtcagaccagtggtccatcgtgcccagtagtccactcccgcagcggcccttaagtcaaagaccagtaccctaattgagtctagccttaactgcatacgttctggttcagcaggaacttgtctaactttgtcttgaatccctgtagggtattttcccctataacagcctctggaagaacggcccagatttctactactctctgggtgaagaagaacttccttacgtttgtatggaatctatccccttttaactttagagagtgccctctcattctctctatcttggagagggtaaacaacctgtctttatctattaagtctattcccttcagtaccttgaatgtttcgatcatgtcccctctcaatctcctctgctcaagggagaagaggcccagtttctctaatctttcactgttcggcaactcctccagccccgtcTCTGCTGATGAATAATCTGCACTTGCAAGTGTTGATTTGCTGGAAAAATTGTATTAAAACTTGGGTAGACAGGAGATTGTAGATTAAATTGATAAAATTTTGTGTAGAAGCTAGAAAGCAGTTTAGTTGTAAAAGAATGTTTTTGCTTCCTCCCCCCATCACAAGCACATTTGGTAAAGATTATATTTTGCCACAGTTAAAGAGGATAGGGAATACatatttctccaatttctcactgtacggcaactcctccagccccttaaccattttagttgctcttctctggacactttcgagtagtactatgtcattcttcatgtacggcgaccagtgctggacgaagtattccaggtgagggcgtaccatggcctagtacagcggcatgataaccttctccgatctgcttgtgatccccccttcttaatcattcctagcattttgtttgccctttttgctgccgccacctattgcggacggcttcattgacttgtctaccagtactcccaagtctttttcctggggggtctctccgagtactgtacctgacatcctgtattcgtatataagatttttgttaccgacatgcatcaccttacacttatccacgttaaacctcatttgccatgtagcatcccatttctcgagtgtgtttatgtcccgttgcaggtcttcgcaatccttctgcatcttcactactctgaataactttgtatcatctgcaaatttaatcacctcactcgtcgtaccaatttccaggtcgtttataaatacagttCTCCCTCCCGTATTTGTGGCGATTGGGGCTGGACTGaactgcgaatatggaaaaaccacaaataacttacCATATGGTGTTTCAGCTTTCCCTGCCCTGCCTGCGACCTCCTTCAAATTGAGCCCGGCGCCGCCATGATGGGTCCTCCTCAGCAGctgagagagaggggggatagtAGGCAGGGGGGAGCCAGGAGGTACCACTTCCTTTGCCAGAGGAAGCCATACTCACGCTTTATCCACCAGCTCCTGCACTTTCCACATATTCAGCATGTTGGCAGCCTTCCCACAACGGGGACGGACTGGCTTCGGCTGGTCCCTACATGGCCTCTGGAACCGGATGGGAGCACGGaggaggcgggagaggggaggcaGCCCACCACTGGTTTCCTCTCCCACTCCCGGGAATCCTGACAGAGCATCCGCAGCCTTGCGCTCCTGCCTCCAAAACCACTGTAAGTCCAGTCGCTCAGGCGGAGAGTCGCAGCATGCACCTTTCGGCGCTCTGCATGAGAAGGCACGTCTTCTCACAGGGCAGCCCTAGGAGATATAGTTTGTGGGGATGAGAGCAAGGACTTTGCTTCCTGGTTTTTCAGTTTACAGTAGATCCTGTTTCTGCACTCATGGAAATTGCAAGTGCagaaactgcgaatacagagggagaagtgtatgttgaagagcatgggccccAGCACTGAATCCTGTGGTACTCCATTCgtaacgcttttccagtccgagtattgtccatttacccccactctccatTTCCTATCcgacaaccagtttttaatccacgtatttcacccttgattccatggctcgcaatttttcgaagtagttgttcatgagggaccttgtcaaacatcttctaaaaatccagatatacaatgtcgaccaggtcatccttgtctatctgcctgtttactcactcgaagaagtgcagtaagtttgtcaagcaagatcttcctttgctgaagccgtgctggctggtcctcatcagattgtgtccatcaaggtgatcaatgatgcggtcctttataagtgcctctaccatctttcccggtaccaaggttagactcaccagcctgtagtttcccggatctccccttgaacctttcttgaagatcggggtaatattcaccactttccagtcttccggaatccttcctgatttgatcgacagattggctattagttggagcaattcagctatagcccctttcagttccttgattaccctcagatggatgtcatccgatcccggggatttatcgtttttaagcttatcaatctgcctgcatatctcttctagactgaccgtcaaccctgtcaatttcccatcttcatttcctgtatATAGCCTGTCATCTTCCgtatcttcggtaaatacagatgcaagaaatgtgttcagttttttgGCAATGgcattgtcctcctttagtactccctttattccatggtcatccaacggtcccaccgcttccttcaggggtcgtttccccttaatatagcgaaagaatggcttgaagttttttttgcctccttggctattttttcctcgtagtctcttttggcccctcttaccgccttatggcacctgctttgatgttgtttatgctttttccagtttttgtctgtttttgaccttttgcattccttaaacgaagtcatcttgtctctgatcgcttccttcactgctacattgaaccatgccggttccttgttctttttccttttagatcccttgttgatacgcggtatatatagattttgcacctcggtgactttatccttaaaaagggaccatgcttgctctagcatttttactctgcttatcctcttcttaatcttcttccccaccatgattctcatcccttcgtaattccctttccGGAAGTTCAGTGCAGTGACCGTCATTCTgaatcgatgttttgcccctgtgtccaggttgaagtggatcatattgtgatcactgtttcccagtgtcccttctacttctacaccttgcgtcgGTCCttatagtccatttagaattaagtcctcCATAGCCTCTTCAACAATCGCCCTTCCTCCACCTCTCAGTCTGGCCATGTGTGTTGGGGTGTAGTACCATCTTAGGAGGGCTTTATAACCATTCTCTATCAACAATGTGGCCATGCCCAGGGATTTAATATGTTTCCATGTAGTTTCCCACTCAGATAATGTTAAGGACTGCCCCACATCTGCCTCCCAAGCCTTCATGTAAGTCAAGATCATCCCCCTCCCCTAGAATTTAGACATTTATAAATTTCAGAAATTGTCCCCTTCCTTAATACTGCTCCAATAATTTTTCAAACCCAGTTTGGTCTTGTAGTAAATATGTCAACACCCCAGAAGTATTAAGATAATGCTTTACCTGTAAGTAGGGAAAAAGATCCCAGGGGATCTCACTAGTGACTAAATCCAAGAACTGTCCCCCACACACCAGCGCTTTAGTTTCCCAAGAGATAAAGGTGCTCTGCCCTCTACCCGGAGCAAATTCCTTATTGAATCTCAAGGGTGTAAACCAAGAATGTTCACCTAAATTTCAGGGGAGTATGTTGGATCCatattttgggtgggactagggggaGGCTTATGACCTGGATATTTTTCaacaataattgaacattttagaaaaagtccagggcacaatttggatttgGCACTAGACTTGTTTCAATAACAAGTGCCAACAAGGTGCCCAGACTGACCAGATAATTATTGGAGAGATGGAGGCATGATCTCCCCACATTTTCCCAGTGGTCAattaccccctcccaccccccaaagatatgAAGGAATTGGTATATTCTTGCTTTTATAACAGCTTCAATTGGTAAGGCTATCAAGTTATTACTGCAGCAAGCAGgcctctggagtagcctggtgatgTGCAGTAGATTCAAAAGAAGGGAACCCAGGCCTATATgtcactctaactagtacatttATGGTGGGAAGTGTGAACCCATCCATATCTCACTGTTTCTACatatagatgacacctgcaggcataagggcaatTGGGGTGGTATACAGCTGGGTCCAATAGGTTTtatagttcaatttatttaatactagtctttacattaatgggtgctagaatagatgtgtgtgtgtgtctgtctttctttctctctctttcctcggctgtccatcaccaccccttccctgctccccctgtgcagcagcagcccttatcCCTTCGTTTTAcgtttccccctgtccagcagcacatcttcccttctcccttccttttacctcccccccctgtctagcagcacctcttctctgctccccctgtccagcagtaggctttctcccttccttttacctcttccCTGtttagcagcaccccttccctgctgcccctgtgcagcatcaccccttctctcttccttttacctctccccgtGTCCAGTAGcactccttcactgctccccctggccagcagcagcccttctcccttcattttacatcccccctgtccagcagcacctcttccctgctccccctgtccagcagtaggccttctcccttccttttaccttccccccctgtctagcagcacctcttccctgctccccctgtccagcttcCTGGTCGTTTGCGTCTGCCCTCCTcgtcaaagcagcctgctgaggttcgcggccagctatagcgaacctcgcaggccgctctccacatcagtagcatgttccctctgatgcgatcccgtgcgtcagagggaacgtgctactgaggtgtagagcggcctgcgaggtttgctacagccagccgcgaaccttgcaggctgctttgaagaggagggcagacaagAAGAGCAGCGGTGGCGGCAGTCTGCCGCTTTGGTGGAAGATGATGCCTGGAGGGAGGGCCTTACAgcaagggaggggggagtcactggcatgttccctgcctccgtgtttgaaaatggaattcggcatggaGAGACACAgcatgctgtcagggaacacgccatcctaagtgtgcatgcgcgcttaggattttattatagaggataccgcaaatataaaacaaaaatgttaaaatctaagcggtttacaataagtataaaataagggaataaaacaaatacaagacaAACTATTACATTTAAAGGGAAAAACAATATGGTAAATTACAATAAGAATTGCAAGGAAAAtaaggaaagggggaaaaaatatCACTATCAGGGCATTATGGTGTAGgcctttttatatgaagttcactagGATATCCCACTGTTcttctgggatgtctgtgtggccagtctacaaaAAAACTGGACATCCTTTTGCATTTGAAAAGGTTTGGGCGGAGGGCTT
It contains:
- the LRRC8A gene encoding volume-regulated anion channel subunit LRRC8A, with protein sequence MIPVTELRYFADTQPAYRILKPWWDVFTDYISIVMLMIAVFGGTLQVTQDKMICLPCKWVTKDTSNDSFRTCRMPSIESSYYNSGFVMDPGPTGIKYNLDRHQYSYVDAVCYENRLHWFAKYFPYLVLLHTLIFLVCSNFWFKFPRTSSKLEHFVSILLKCFDSPWTTRALSETVVEESDPKATSNKMNGSMDKKTSTGSEDVEATVPMLQRTKSRIEQGIVDRSDSGVLDKKEGEQAKALFEKVKKFRTHVEEGDIVYRLYMRQTIIKVIKFILIICYTIYYVNSITFDVDCKVDIESLTGYHMYRCAHPLATLFKILASFYISLVIFYGLICMYTLWWMLRRSLKKYSFESIREESSYSDIPDVKNDFAFMLHLIDQYDPLYSKRFAVFLSEVSENKLRQLNLNNEWTLEKLRQRITKNSQDKLELHLFMLSGIPDTVFDLVELEVLKLELIPDVTIPPSIAQLTSLTELWLYHTAARIEAPALAFLRENLKSLHIKFTDIKEIPLWIYSLKNLEELHLTGNLSAENNRFIVIDGLRELKRLKVLRLKSNLTKLPQVVTDVGVHLQKLSINNEGTKLMVLNSLKKMVNLTELELIRCDLERIPHSIFSLHNLQEIDLKDNNLKTIEEIISFQHLHRLTCLKLWYNNIAYIPIQIGNLTNLERLYLNRNKLDKLPPQLFFCRKLRYLDLSHNNLTSIPQDIGLLQNLQYFAVTANRIETLPPELFQCKKLRTLNLGNNMLQSLPSRVGELTNLTQMELRGNRLECLPVELGECQLLKRSGLIVEEDLFNTLPLEVKEKLWRVDKEQP